In Leptodactylus fuscus isolate aLepFus1 chromosome 2, aLepFus1.hap2, whole genome shotgun sequence, one genomic interval encodes:
- the TMDD1 gene encoding transmembrane and death domain protein 1, translated as MCQCWVIVLPLLFTSSGLCEDTVADDIGPHMIMRISKLLTPLECQNFYLRITRPNRDKEMVLEDLSPEIEPRERKRRAIVTTEDCTKTMKNWVQSKGDTVYWDRVFATLYRVGRVDVAVELAKNLNHDKTMGMKKSADELSKPQNLKSSLLIYEDEKNVENMRHVRDLTSIKDEDWDLIVERHQLPPYNRHLNEWCRCMVYGVIFGFFAAPLFASLIFLIIFCMNLVNNTDDKIPIKN; from the exons ATGTGTCAGTGTTGGGTAATAGTATTGCCACTCctctttacttccagtggattatGCGAGGACACAG TTGCGGATGACATAGGACCACACATGATTATGCGCATTTCCAAACTCTTAACTCCACTTGAATGTCAGAATTTTTATCTAAGAATTACTAGACCTAACAGAGACAAAGAAATGGTATTGGAAGACCTTTCTCCAGAAATAGAACCAAGGGAACGTAAGCGACGTGCTATTG TGACCACAGAAGACTGTACAAAAACAATGAAGAACTGGGTGCAATCAAAAGGAGACACTGTCTACTGGGATCGAGTTTTCGCTACACTATACAGAGTGGGGCGTGTTGATGTTGCTGTGG AGCTAGCCAAAAACTTAAACCATGACAAAACCATGGGAATGAAGAAGAGTGCAGACGAATTGAGCAAACCACAGAATTTGAAATCATCTCTCCTTATCTATGAAGATGagaaaaatgtagaaaatatGCGGCATGTAAGAGATT TAACCAGTATAAAGGATGAAGATTGGGACCTAATAGTTGAAAGACACCAGCTTCCCCCTTATAACCGTCATCTGAATGAATGGTGTAGGTGTATGGTTTATGGagtgatttttgggttttttgctgCACCACTCTTTGCCAGTCTTATTTTTCTGATTATTTTCTGCATGAATTTAGTTAACAACACTGATGATAAAATACCTATTAAAAATTGA